A window of the Chitinispirillum alkaliphilum genome harbors these coding sequences:
- a CDS encoding Heat shock protein 60 family chaperone GroEL: MAGKQIAFDVIAREKLLNGVDTLANAVRVTLGPRGRNVVLEKSFGSPTVTKDGVTVAKEIELEDKFENMGAQMVKEVASKTSDVAGDGTTTATVLAQVIARLGIKNVTAGANAMALKRGVDKAVRVIVESLQKESKPISGKKEIAQVGAISANNDKEIGDLIADAMEKVGKDGVITVEEAKSIETNLEVVEGMQFDRGYLSPYFVTNPETMECVLDEPMILIYDKKISTMKDLLPVLEKVAQMGKQLLIIAEDVEGEALATLVVNKLRGTLKIAAVKAPGFGDRRKAMLEDIAVLTGGVLISEDAGFKLENTTVDSLGSAKRVSIDKENTTIIEGAGKSEDIKGRVKLIRKQIEDSTSDYDSEKLQERLAKLAGGVAVINIGAATESEMKEKKARVEDALHATRAAVEEGIVAGGGVALVRAATTLDNYKLEDNDEALGVSIIRRACEEPLRMIVSNSGMESSVVCNEVKNGKGAYGFNAYSNKYEDLIEAGVIDPTKVTRTALENAASISSLILTTECIVSDKPKPEGEAAAPDMGAMGGMGGMGGMGGMGGMM, from the coding sequence GTTCACCTACTGTCACAAAAGACGGTGTTACTGTGGCAAAAGAGATCGAGCTTGAAGATAAGTTCGAAAACATGGGTGCACAGATGGTTAAGGAAGTTGCATCTAAGACAAGTGATGTTGCCGGTGATGGTACTACTACAGCAACCGTTCTTGCACAGGTTATCGCTCGTCTGGGTATCAAAAACGTTACTGCCGGAGCCAATGCCATGGCCCTTAAGCGTGGTGTTGATAAGGCTGTAAGAGTTATCGTTGAGTCACTTCAGAAAGAATCAAAGCCTATTTCCGGAAAAAAAGAGATCGCTCAGGTTGGTGCAATCTCCGCAAACAACGATAAGGAAATCGGAGATCTTATCGCCGATGCTATGGAGAAGGTTGGTAAAGATGGTGTGATCACTGTTGAAGAAGCTAAAAGCATCGAGACTAATCTTGAGGTAGTTGAGGGGATGCAGTTTGATCGCGGTTATCTCTCACCCTACTTTGTGACAAATCCTGAAACTATGGAGTGTGTTCTTGATGAGCCTATGATTCTCATCTATGACAAGAAAATCAGCACCATGAAGGATCTTCTCCCTGTGCTGGAAAAAGTTGCACAGATGGGCAAGCAGCTCCTTATAATTGCTGAGGATGTTGAAGGTGAAGCCTTGGCAACACTGGTTGTAAACAAACTCCGCGGTACTCTTAAAATCGCAGCTGTTAAGGCTCCGGGTTTTGGCGACCGTCGCAAAGCAATGCTTGAGGATATCGCTGTGCTTACAGGTGGAGTGCTTATCTCAGAAGATGCCGGTTTCAAACTTGAAAACACCACTGTCGATTCTCTTGGAAGTGCAAAGAGAGTTAGCATCGACAAAGAAAACACTACAATTATCGAAGGTGCCGGCAAGTCAGAAGATATCAAAGGCAGAGTTAAGCTTATCAGAAAGCAGATCGAAGACAGTACTTCTGATTACGACTCTGAAAAGCTCCAGGAACGTCTGGCAAAACTGGCCGGTGGTGTTGCAGTGATCAACATCGGTGCCGCTACAGAGTCTGAAATGAAGGAGAAAAAGGCTCGCGTTGAGGATGCTCTTCATGCAACACGTGCTGCTGTTGAGGAAGGGATTGTTGCTGGGGGTGGTGTGGCGCTTGTCCGTGCTGCAACAACTCTTGACAACTATAAGCTGGAAGACAACGACGAGGCTCTGGGTGTAAGTATTATCCGTCGTGCTTGTGAAGAGCCTCTGCGCATGATAGTTTCAAACAGCGGTATGGAATCCTCTGTTGTTTGCAACGAAGTCAAAAACGGTAAAGGTGCTTATGGTTTCAACGCATACTCAAACAAGTATGAGGACCTCATAGAGGCGGGTGTTATTGACCCAACCAAGGTTACACGTACTGCACTTGAGAATGCTGCAAGTATTTCAAGTCTGATCCTTACCACCGAGTGTATCGTCTCAGATAAGCCAAAACCTGAAGGCGAAGCTGCTGCTCCTGATATGGGTGCTATGGGTGGTATGGGTGGCATGGGCGGAATGGGTGGTATGGGCGGCATGATGTAA